AAGTGCCTCATCAGAACTGGACAAATCTGAAGAATATCGGGAACATCAGGTAGtgtaatttatatacatattacaaagTTATGTACATAGTGAtttgtatattaagttaatatatacAAAGTATTATGAAACGGTTCTTAATTGTATATTCTATTAGTTGTATACCAATTACTAAAGTTAGGTATATAGTGGGTTGTATATTAAGGTAACATATACAAAGTCTTATGAGGCAATAGCTATttgtatacaattatttaattttgtataaagaaatttgttaaaatcactctataatattataatacattatacaaattcgtcgatatatacaaaaaattatgaacataataaaatattgtatatataaacgTTACACCCTCAAATATAGAAACATATTTCAAGCTtactatatatacaattaacaaATGAATATTGTATACAATCAGtttaatcattaatatttttttttttaaaaaaaaaacatgaaatcacaGATGCACATATataactataatatatatatcaaaattattgtaCATTATACAAATTCCTAGaattatacaaaagaaaaaataggaacataataaaatattgtatacaaacagattacccaaaaaaaattaaaagaatatatgaTGGTCATATACagtttaaaacacaaaatcattacacacaaatattgtataaaaattatatacaaatttcacaaatatatacaatataatcaatttatatataaatatatctgtgtgtgtgtgtatttcatagatttatctaaaaaaagttagaaaaatatttgatttgaacTGGTATTGTCTTTCTATAGCTTTAGAATTCTTTTTTCgggaaaatatttgattttgaatgttttgcTTAAATCATGGGATTATGTGAATTTATTGTTAGCATCTTTTGTGCTACTGTtatcatttattaaataataatttttttgtataaatttaattaaaaaaaatgttttatacaaatttagaGTCACCTAACAAACTAAACTATACCCATGGAATGTAATTACGTAAACTATATCCATGGAATGTAATTTCATAACATCCGTTtaccatatatgaaattttcctaTTATTGAATATGGAACAGAAGTAATCAGCCCAAAGCTACTAACTGGACTGGATACTCTCTTCATGTGTAGTCCAGCCTAATTGTTGTTTACTATTTTCTATGTATTGGTTGGGCTTTAATGATTTTCACAAAAAGCTACAGTGTTTCTTCGCTTTCAATTAGTAGAAAGTCCATTTGTAAGATCTACCTTTTAGAGAAGTTTCCAAGAACCAAGTCCATTTTGAATTGAATCTTTATAAAtgtgtttttagtttttatgtcttatttgataaaaaaataaaaataaaagagtgtGACATAAATTAGACAAAGAAGTATATAATATTGGCATTAGCATGATCTCAAGGCAAATACTTAACCATAAGAAAGAATCCATTTATGCATACTTCTCAGTTAAAGACACAAATCATCTTACTACGTactaacaataattaatatatactatAAAATGAAAGCTGCAGTAACATGCAAATGAATATATATGGCTTTAACAAATTAAGAgaataacaaaaattttgagCTGGGGATACCCTGCTTTCCTTGTTCTCCATGAAAGGAATCGAAATCTAACTAAAAAAACAAAGTAAAGTAGAATAAAGAGGTCTTTCAAGACAAAGGAAGACTTTTTCTCCATAGGCTCCAGCTAATGTTACTCATATATCATATACAAACATTAAGTATTAGGTTTCTTGCATCCATTCCTTTATTCAGATTCTCACGTTGgactccatttttttttttttttttttgctgttTTCATGCATTCTCTATGTTTGTATAAAAGGGTATCCCCTGTTTTTCCATGAAGATTATCAGCCATctctaatttcaaattaattaatcaactaGATGGCTAAAAACATTGGCATTCTTGTTTGTCTTCTTCTTGTGATTTTGGATGTTGCTGCTGGTATACTAGGAATTCAAGCTGAGGTAGAACAAAATAAGGTAAATGACAATTCATTCGGAAATTTGATTAGTATAAAATGTGTAAATGTGTAGTCGTCTCATCTAATAAGTTTAGGTTAGAGCATActtttagttagttaattacaTTCTTAACACGTGCCTACCTGATTTGTTATTCACGGGGCAGTCTTTTTTTTGATAGCGGGTAGTAGGGAGACAGGAAGCTAGAACCTTTGTCTGTTCTTATACCATGTTAAATGTGTGGTCATCTCGTCTAAAATACTTAAGTAATGAGAGGGGTACAATTTTAtctacttaattatattttgtggCAATTAACACAATTAGGCTTCATTTGTTGGAACAGGTTCAGGACTTAAAGGTGTGGATCTTTGAATGTAGAGATCCAAGCTATGAAGCTTTTAAACTAGGATTGGCTGCAACAGTACTTTTGGTTCTGGCACAAGTTATTTCTAATCTGCTTGCTGGTTGTATTTGCATCCAGTCTAAGGAAGAGCTGGATAAGGCCTCCTCTAACAAACAACTTGCATTTGCTTCATTTGTATTCCAATGGTAATTTTCCAAACCCCCCTCTCATCTCCCATTCCGACTTGTTTAGATTTGCACTGGGTAGAACCATTAAGGGGTAAAACATTCTTTGTCAAAAGGTTCTCCATTTGCAGAAAGAGCTCGAACCTGAGACCTCTTGTTAATGGTTCAATGAATCTAACCATCACATTATATCCCCTAGTGGTATAGCATGGACAGATTTATTTATGAGGGCAATGAATGTTGTGGTGCTAATTAAATTGTGCACTTTGTTTATGTATTACTTATCTTATTCATGGTTGTAGATTTAAAAAGACATTGTTCTAATACTAGGATCATTATGGCCATTGCATTCTCATTGCTGGTAGCCGGAACATTGTCAAACGGGAAGGCAAGAAGATCTTGTGGCATATCACACCATCGTTTCTTGTCAATAGGAGGGATATTGTGCTTTATCCATGGACTTTTCTCAGTTTCCTACTACATCTCTGCTACAGCCACCATCCAGGAAGATAAGAAGCTGAATCAACAAGGAGGTCATGcatgaatacaaaaaaaaatattactctcTTCCAATATATGCAGCCTTTGCTAACAGAATTAGATCAACTCAGTGCTCTCTACGGGAGAAATGAAAGCATAGCATGTATGGAGAACTCATCATAACCGAGTCCCATATTTCCCTTTTAAAAATTCCTAATATTTCATGTAAcatttcttgaattttatgttatttgtaACTTTTTCTTGACCCTAGTGTAATTTGATGTTCATAATATATGTCCTAAGCAAACAGTAATATGAGCTGTGTTGTTTTCCCAAAAAAAGAGAGAATGTATTAAAAGCATTGTTGGTCTGACTCATACTTTTACTAGTTCAGTATTCAGTGTAATTATTTTGCAACTACTTTGGGGCTTAATCTGAATATGATTTCACTGCTTCTTTTCCAATTAGCATCCTTGCTGTTACTAATCTATTCCTCTGCATGCTAACACGATACTTAACGTTCAAGTACTTAAATTTGAGTCAAGTTGGACGACTATGTACATTTGGAGGGTTAGGTTTGGTCATGTAGCTCTGGTGTTGCAAGCCAGAAGACTTAAGACAGAAGATGTAGTGAAACTTCATGATTGAGTTAGATTTTTATGTGAAACAAATTAAAGATTAAGCAACACATTCAGTAATCTGGAATGGTGCAACCATGTTTATTTTTTGCAGGCCTCAATCAAGTGAAATTCCCAATCAAAATCACATGCAGAGCTCAAGTTGAGGCTCTCGGATGCAGCACTAGTTGTTTCAGATTTTAAACAATTCTTCCAAAATCATTCTTCACAATTGATTCAAGAAGTATTCGTTAACTTACAGGAAGTAATAACATAGTAGAGAAAAATTTTCTAGCCCAGGTTGGCcaaaacatcatttaaggtaGTTACAGTTTCAGCATAGTACTTCTGTGCTTCAGCACTGTTCTTGGTCTTTGCTGCATGGTCCAGCTGaggaaagaaaatgaaaaatggtTTGTCAGAAAAAAGCGAAATCATAAGCAACCCATCCAATTACTATGTCATTCATGTTATTAACCAAGAATTTACACATTTGACTTACATCACTAATGGTCTTAAAGAGCTTTCCAGACAGATCCTGGAGTTTTCCCTTCTGTTCTTTTGGCATAGCAGAGATAACAGTCTTAAGGTCATAGCGAAGGTATTCTGCTCTGAGACGAAGGTCATTCTGGACGTAAGGCCAGGCCTTCTTGTCGATGAAATCCTTGACACTAACAATCTCCTTGGCTGAATCCTTAACTCTCTGGGCTGCCTCAGCTGGAGTCAATGGTTGAAGGTAAAACCTATTCTTCAATGGCAAACTGAAGTCCCTTGCCTCATCTGAGTTCAAAGTTCCAGCTGCCCAAACCAAATCTCAGCATCAGTACGGAAATTCCATACATTATCCTTTCTAGTTCAAATTGTTGGAATTTTCTGTACATCTAATTTTACCAAAATGAGAAATCATGATAGTTCCAACTGCATGTATATAACTACTTCTAAATCTTGCATTCCTGCAAGAGGCTATTACCACAACAGCTCGAACAACTTTACCAGCTACGGCTAGGCTCCCCTCACACAATATTACTATTAAAATTAGAAGGGATTGAAATCATCTTGTCAAAATGCAATCTTTAACTACTTCATATGAGcccctcatttttttttttgtcttttctcaAGCTTAATTCTCTCTTTTAATTTACTTAAAGACCTTTCTGTTTGACATGATCTAATAACAAATCTAAATCAATCTATTCCTTGATCCATCTTTCAATTGGAAATGCTGATATAAATATCAACTTGCTTGATCTAAAGGTTCAAACTACTAAAAATTGAAATGCAGCATTGGAGGGTCACTCCTAGGTTCTCTGTCTTGCATATCTGAATTTACACTATATCAATTGTCCGCAAGTATATCTGTTATGATATTACTATTGTATCGTTCGATTAATCAGTGATGAATCTAGACTAGGCGCGTGTAATTCAGTATTTATGAATCTATGTGTCTATAAAAGAAGGAAATTGATTCATCAGAAAGCAAAAGGACGACTTACGCAATCCACCCGAGGGAGGAGGTGGGGGGCCAACCTTAATTGACCTGGCTTCAGCAAAAGCTGCTTTAGCAACGGAAGCAGCTAGGCCAGAAGCAACAAGACCAATCATGGCTCTACGGCTAGTTTCGATGTCAACAGACCCCTGTTGGGCTCTGACAGTGAGTCCTGGTCTAGACAAGGCAATTCTGTTGGTGCTAACAGTACTCAAGCGGGCTGAGCCACTAAGCTGGAGGCTACCATCCAAGACAGTTTGTGAAGAACCAATTAGGCCACCCATAGAAGCCATAGCATGAGCCATTTCTCAGGACCTATTTGTTTTggtgataaaataaaatgtttcagGTAAGACTTGATTACAAAATGTTTGGGAATTATAAGTTAATGTTTGTGGTACGTGTGATTTGGATATTGCAATTTCTGGTGCCTGTGATGCAGAGTGATTACACTTAGGATCACCTTATCTGGTTTAGGATATTCCATCAGCCAATCAATGCCATAATTGTTGACATGTTGGATTAGGGTTACTTTACAAGCTGTAGCATCTTGACACCTGGACCAAGCAGATTTTGGATGTACACATCATCATATATGACAGATATTCGTCGaaattgatgaaacttttaGAGCTCgtcaaatgaataaaaaaatagttcaaagcACTAAACTTCTATTATACTGATAACTTAATAGTGTCGCATAAAAAGTGAGTCTTTCCTTTTGTTGTAAATTGATTTCCCAAGTTGAAATGTATGTCTCTCAGATTGTTTCTTCATCAGAAAGTTTTCACCTTTTAGGGTTTAACACGTACATACAATAGGAAATTCCAAGTTGATGTTTATTACAAATTACTTTATCTcaaattttttacatataagTGATTATCAGGATGCGAAGATTAAGAAATTGTACAAAACTTCTGAGATTTAGCCAAATTTGTACAAGTATCAAAATTATCATCActtaaaataagagaaaaaaaaggtcaaaatactctttaaagatgcaaaattcaatatttgttaTTCGCTAATAATTTGTCCCAACCATGCCCCTCAAAACCTAACTGAGCATAATTTTAAAGCATAAAgttttcttttctaaaagtttCAATGAACAACTTATGATGATTTAAGATTTCTCCCATAATTCAGTAAGATTTCTAACTAAATTCTAACATTACCATAACTTGTTAAGGCACATCTTGTGACTAAAATTATGACAATTTGTCAGAATTTCTTGTGACCAAAATTATGATGATCACAACAAATTATTAGTAAGGAAAACTTGCTCAATATCAATTACAGTGATTTTCTTTTGGGCTGACAAACCAGAATTTTGCTCCTACTTTAGGTgaaatgattatttaatttatttttacacttTTTTAAATTGaggttaaattttaaatagtgCCACGGGAAGTTTCTATATGTGCAAATCAGCTCGGCCCTCTAATGTGTCAGACCCAGGTCAGCCCATGTGACATCCTTATATTTGGTTAATTTTTCTTAGCAGGCAATACCCAACAATTATAAATGGAGCCATAAAGTTTTACTCCTTgcgtttaaaaaaaatatttttattttatttttaatttatattttttttttcatttttaattatattttagctTTTCACGTgagatcacaaaattaaataatattttgatacattttaagttttaacataactttagaaatataatattaaaaattcttcattcttttttaaattccGTTCTAAATCAAATTAGAATATCTTTTTTAAACGAAGAGAATAGTAGAACTGCAATTCAACCACTGAAGTTTGTTACAGAATCGAACCCGATCAATAAGTTTTAGTCCAAATGATAATAGAATtacttaaatttcatatatatcttAGGTTACACGATATTTTTACTCTCTATTATGTGTGCTCCAGAATGCTACTGCAATTCCTAAATCACCACTATAATTGTGCAGTTGTGCCTAACCCAAAAATCAGATGAGGAAAGGACAATCgtaagttttaaaaaatcatgattAATTTCTAGGCTAATCTACTTGTATTATTAAAGTAAAACCAGATAAGGAAGAAACTTCGAAAAATCCAAAATTTCTATCAATCTATTCTTAGCCAAAAATGTATAACTCATAAGGCGGGGTCCAATTCTTAATTCTAAAGGGAAAATTTTTAGacctttttcatcttttaagtGACTATTTTGGATAAACACAAACTTGGCCTTCTCAATCTTGAATAATGGAAGTTGAAGAACAGGGGATCAAATCAAGAGTTGTCAAGGTAAACTCTAAGGAATCATGGGATTTTCATGTAAATCAAGCCACACTTCAAGGATGCCCTGTAAGTAAAGCTTGAatgcttataaaaaattttatttttgtttcttaaaagtTGGTATCTTTATTGGTTTCCAATTTCTACTATGtgtaaaaattcattttttccttgTGGGTATTTGTAGATTGTGGCACACTTTACGGCTGTTTGGTGTATCCCCTCTGTGGCTATGAAACCCTTTATGGAGGAGTTGGCTTATATGTACCAAAATATGTCTTTTCTCACAGTTGATGTGGATGAGGTCAAGGTGAGGTCTTTTAGCCCTTTGGTGTAAAAGGCACAACTTTAAAGCCTAAAAGATGAGAAAAAAAGGATGCAGAAATTTTCCTTGCTAAACATACTTGTAAGGGCTGGTCTAGTTATGAGAGGTTACTTGCCTGTGGCATCCCTTTGAGAGATATAGGCTTAACCTTGTTAATGGTagtttgtattatattgtatcatTGTGCGTCTCTCTGGTCGGCTTTTTAAAGTGTAGTCCACTTCCTGAGTAAATACCTGAGTGTATTCTAGATGTTCGAGTTAATTTGCATGACTTAAAGGCATGTGGCATAGTAATAACTTCGGTATAGATTTGAATAATTGTCATTTTGTCTTGATCATGTATGATTTGTATCAAGAAATTCACTACGGGATTGCTAGTGCAATATGTTCAATTATTCGAGGAAATGCTAGAAGCATATGTTTCTTCATTGATTAAAGATTACAATTAAATGAACGAGAAAGGGTAAGAGCTGGAAAACATTTACAGCATAAGAGGTAGTTTTTATGAGCCAGTTGACTTGATAAAAGAATAGCGAGTTGATGTCTTATACTAGAGCTGTAAAGGTCCTTCTTTAGCTTTCGGTAGTATATTTCTCTAATTAAATATAGCATGTTGAGATCTCATAACAAAGTATAAAAGATGCGAGGATCCAATTATTGGGCTAAAATTCATCCTtgtcttcaatttttttggaaatGTGCTCCGTCTGGAAGCTCACAGCTTGATTAGGAAGCACATCTGAGATGGATATTTTGAGGAGGATGTGATATTTTGGACTTGATGTATCCTCTGATCAAATAATGACTGGACTGTTTGGTTTCTACCTGCCCTGGGTTTAATTTATCTTGCTTTTACAGCAGAGTTCAACGTCATGGATAGGGGATGTCATTTGGCGTCAGGGGGTCTTTTATAAATCCTCTACACCAAGTCAAAATTTATGACTCTTGAAATGTCCTTAATTGAAACCATCTCTTGCATCTTCTCCTTCACTCGAACATTTAATTTATGACAAGTTATTTCTCACTATTCTGAGAATAATATTCAGTCTCTTTAGTTTCATGAGCTACTGGCGTGGACATATTATGCCTGTTCTCCGACAGTTGCTTAGTTACATGGTCAAACTTATGTTCATCTGTCCTACTGTCTAGTGTCTGGAGGCTAGTCCTTGATTATGATGAATCATTCATACAATGAGGTCAGAGTGACCTAGGCATATAATATGCCAATATCACATCGTGCAACAAGAATATATTCGTAGACAAAGTGATAACTCATTTACGTTCATAAAAAGTTGATTAGTTTTGTTCTTCCCTTTGATTCTCTTGGCTTGTCTACTATCCTGGGCCTTTCAATCAGACGAGGAGGCAACTCCTGTTGTACAAAAGCTGAGTCCTTTTCTACCTAGTTAATAATTTAGTATCATCCACTTGAAATGGAGATTTGCATGAAAAAAGGAACTGTTTGGACTATAAGATGCTTCTGATGGGATTTGTTATACTAAAAGTCCTGCAACACCCGACATAAAAGGCCTAGATTGACATCTTCATCGTTTTGCTGAATATTTTTTCTACCCTTTCTATTTTCTGATGGAATATTCCAAGTTCCATTTTTTGCTTATAATCTGATCTAGTCTATTGAAGGCAATTGTTCTCTAGTTGTCCCAACTTGACACTTTGGGCTATTTGGCTTCTACCCTTCTACAAAGTCATTTGATATTATTTACATGCTTGTCAAAGGTCAACAGAGTCAaccataatattattttatcaagtCTTCACCCAGTGACAAAAGTTTGTTTTGCTGCTTCACATTTCCTAAAACATTAAGCAATCAGAAAGACTCACATTGCTCACTATAATACTAGAATCCTCCTTACCttttctcaaaaagaaaatcttaCTTGAATTATGGAGATATTAAAACCATTTAATTATTTACGAAGAAGTGACGTACAAACACACCTCTTTTGAATTTCCCATATTGAATGAGAGAATAATCATATCTGAGATATAAGCTCTTCCAACTGTACtgtcatttattttgttatttatgataTAAGCTCGTTGGTCTTTAAGACATTAGAGAATAGAATAGTCATTCCAATTATTTGCAAGTTGCCAAGTTGAGAGATTCTTGCTCTCCTGGTTGCAATTCCTAACCGCAATTAGACGTGGAATCTGCATATATTTTGTCTAGGGAAAGGCTTCACCTTTTACCAGTCACTTCAGATACTTTTTTGCATTGCTCAAGATTTGTTAGATTAAGACTACTGGATTCCCATTTGTGGAGTGACTTTGATGATTATCTAACCAAATTATTCTTCAGTGAGTCCTGATCTTTTCTCTATAACTTGTGGTTGGAGAATCTCATTAATTTAAGTAGGCTGTAGCATAATATTGGTATTTCCAAAAGAATAATTCTAGTTGCGTAATTCTCAAACAATGCTCCTCTGCTGTCAATTTGATCTGTTGAAAATCCAGTTGCACAAATTTCCATAGACTGTTGAGTTTCTCGATGTTGTCCATAGAAACCATTGTCcaattatatgatgattatatgtaattGAATTACTGTTATTTGAAGATTTGTTATTTATCTTTCACTTGTTAAAAAAAAGGATTTGTTATTTCTCTTTCAATAAGGGGTATTCCTAAAATCCATTCGAGTAGTAATATTCTGGTTTAAAATGCTAACATAATCTTAGAAGATGGAAGCTTTTGTTCAGCTTTTGTTCAGTTGATCGATAGACATAATTGGCTAATATAATTATGGGCTACCACTTAGTTTCACAACCTTGCTCCTTTTTACAACTTGAATGTTtggtcatatttttttcaatcccGTGTTCAGATTCAAGCAACAATGCTAGTTCTGATATATGCGAATACAAAAGCATCAGGACAATAAAAGGTGCTTGAGGAACTCGAGATAAATCATATTGTTGAAGTTAATTCTACCTAATATAcacattttttgttttgtggTACCTAGGAGGTGGCTAGCAAATATGAGGTGAAAGCCATGCCAACATTTCTGCTGCTGAAAGGTGGAGTGCCAGTTGACAAGATAGTTGGTGCAAATCCAGATGAGATGAAGAAAAGGATCCACATTCTTGCTCAATCCAACCCCACAGATATACCCTAGTCCAAGTACATATcacatatacaaacataaatatatactgATATGTAGTGTGCCAGTGCTGCAGAAGCTTCTTTTGTTTGAGTGGCTTCTGCTGTTTCATCTTTAAATGTCAGATAATACCATATCCACTTATAGTTGAGTGTTAAAAACAGTAACGTATTGAAGGTTTTTATGAATAATGTAACAAGTTAATGAACTTAATACGCGATGAATGGCTTTTCTGGACACTGAGAAGGTATTTGGCCTTGTATTATAAGTAGTGGTCCTGGAATCTATGTGCATGCATCCTGAAAACGGAAGGTCTTCAATTTCTCTTTGCACCAgtaaatgtgtgataaatgaaCTTGCCACGAATATGTTGAAATACATTTTTCCTCTTGTTATGGGCGGAGTGACGTAGGCTTCAATTGCACGCCCTTCATCGAAAAATTATGCTATATATACAcgtataattttaatttaatattgatATATGTAGAATTTGGATCCCCTAAAAATTCTAAGGTGCAGCAGAGTTGGTAATAGCTGGCAATATCCTACTCTTTGCCCGGGTTTGATTCTCCGCaagggtgtttttttttttttaattattttgacgTAATCCCGAGTTCGAATTCCTTTTCcactgattttttttaattaaaaatgaattatttctttaaattttaatatcttttcatTATGGAATAAGATttcctaaaatttaatacttttttcttgaatataattcttttttcttgtgggtttttcaattaaaattgaattatttccttaaatttaatacattttccT
This window of the Solanum pennellii chromosome 2, SPENNV200 genome carries:
- the LOC107011099 gene encoding uncharacterized protein LOC107011099; translation: MAKNIGILVCLLLVILDVAAGILGIQAEVEQNKVQDLKVWIFECRDPSYEAFKLGLAATVLLVLAQVISNLLAGCICIQSKEELDKASSNKQLAFASFVFQWIIMAIAFSLLVAGTLSNGKARRSCGISHHRFLSIGGILCFIHGLFSVSYYISATATIQEDKKLNQQGGHA
- the LOC107011977 gene encoding thioredoxin-like protein CXXS1 — protein: MEVEEQGIKSRVVKVNSKESWDFHVNQATLQGCPIVAHFTAVWCIPSVAMKPFMEELAYMYQNMSFLTVDVDEVKEVASKYEVKAMPTFLLLKGGVPVDKIVGANPDEMKKRIHILAQSNPTDIP
- the LOC107011098 gene encoding oxygen-evolving enhancer protein 3, chloroplastic, whose amino-acid sequence is MAHAMASMGGLIGSSQTVLDGSLQLSGSARLSTVSTNRIALSRPGLTVRAQQGSVDIETSRRAMIGLVASGLAASVAKAAFAEARSIKVGPPPPPSGGLPGTLNSDEARDFSLPLKNRFYLQPLTPAEAAQRVKDSAKEIVSVKDFIDKKAWPYVQNDLRLRAEYLRYDLKTVISAMPKEQKGKLQDLSGKLFKTISDLDHAAKTKNSAEAQKYYAETVTTLNDVLANLG